ATTGGACAACACCACCACTCACATTGATGATTTGAACCGGGCCAATAATAGCTGGCATAGGCAAACATTCCTTTTCATTTAAACTAACATTTTTTTCGCCACATATATTATTCCTGAGTTTGTTCCTCCTCATGTGGAAGAAGCTGCCTGATATGCTTAACTCTTACCTCCATCGAAACGTTCTGGCTGTTGCCAACGTGTAAAATAGAGGCTGAAGACATCCCAGTAATCCTGATCTTTTTCACTTTAATGATAGGATTAAGATTATGTGTCAGATAGGATATGTCCTCATCTATTGGTAAAAAAGGAATGGGTTCGGAAAAGACAGGATAGTTATAACTTCCTTCATTTCCTAAAAAAACCTCTTCTTCCCTTTGAACCGCTAAGGCTCGAGAGAGACCGTTAATAATACAAGAATCACCTAATTGGACAGTCGATGCGAAGGCAACAATGTCTAGCTTTAGAGTATCAACGCAAGAGGATCGTTGCAGCATTTTAGGTCACATCCGGTGCTAATGGTACAAATGGTCCAATAATTAATGATTCTGCAGGTGTATCAAAGGTCGAAGCAAGCTGAATCGTTTGTGTATCACCAACCATAACTAATGATGAACTTGATACCCCGATGATACTAATGCATTCTACACAAAGATTACGGTTATAGACTTCATAAATCATTCCGGTTTCATTCCCTTCACATTTTCAGGCAAATGATTTAAAAATACAGATACACCGTTTTGGATTTCTTTTTTTATTAGCTCAATAATATTTTTATTTGACATTTTAATGCTTTCCTCTGATTGTTCTATTGCTGCTGAGGATTTTAGGTGAAAATCAATTCGAGTGGGCAGTTGCTTTTTTATATCCTCTTTAATAAAAGATAAATATGATTCAGTTGGTTGGATATTTAATCTGCTTCCTGTATCTTGAACCAACCCAGGCAAATCGATTTCCAAATAATTAAAAATTGCATCTTCGATTTCCATTGACCTTTGCATTTGTGCTTTTGGATTTGGAGGTGTGTTTAATGTGTTATTTTTTACAGCAAAATCTTCAATTCCTTGCATATCCGAAGGATTTAAACCAATATTTAATGTTCCTTCAAGCGTCTCTACTTTCAATTGATCAAACTTGTATTCAATCGTATCAACATGAATAGTGGGTTTTTCTTTTAATTGTTTTAATTCTTCAGCTATTTGTTGAATGGATTTCTCCAAACCTATTATTCTCTGTTCTTGTGCTTGAATACAGCTTTGTAGCCATTGAAAGTACTGGTAATATTCCTGATTCATTAAATCACCTCGCCGAAGAATCCATTTATCGATCAACATTACCTCTTGCTTTAGAAAACAGTGCTGGTTTCCTCTTCCTCTCGAACGGCAGCTTGTAATGGTACGGAAGGTGTTTGTAGAAGAGAGGAAGTCATTGATACCGGCTGTTTTAACGCCAATGGTGCCGGTTGTGTGAATCCACCGGTATTATATAAATATGAAGCAGGTTTAATGATTCCGGCACTGCCAATTTGTAAAACAGATGAATTAGAAATACCACCAATTTTAATGAAATGGATATGAATAGACTGTTGGATATAAAAATTCATTTCAAACCACCCATTTTCTAAGCATTAAGAAGTATTGCCTGATCAATTGAATCAGGATCATATGTGTTGGTAGAGCTTTGATTATTCCGGACTGTCAAACTTTCGCCTGTATTAAAAGAACCAGCTCCGGAGAAGGTCTTTGCATTTGATAATGGCATAATTTTATAAACATCCCCAATATGGAAGACAGAACTACTACCTAATGTAATGACTTGGGCAACTCCTACGATAGCTGGCATTGTCCACACCCTTTTTTTTAAAAGTTATCACTCATAGCCTATGTGATAGGCAGTAAAATGTGATTCATTGGCCTAAATAAGTATATTTCTAGTGAAAAATCAAAATAATCTAAAAATAATCCTTTAGAACTACTTTCTTCGACAAAAAATGATTAAAAAGAAGGATATCCGACATGCTTAAAACATTCTATGATGTGAGTAAGAGATCAGTCGGAATATGAAAAATCTGAATCTCGATAAAGGCAAAGCTAATGAAAGTTAGTGACGCAAAGCTAAAGGGGCTAAGGTGCATTCGCACTATGCCAGCCAGTTACCGAAGGATCAGGGTACTTCATTATGATGTACTTTATTTAATGACCCCCTTTCGGTAAAAGGCAGGGTCATTTTTTGTTGGATGGAGGTGAAAAATGTTGAAGGTCGTGAACCTGTCAAACGGAACGGAACTTGCAAACTGTGCATCAAGTGCTAATACGTTTTTTAAACGGTTAAAAGGGCTGATGTTTACAAAAAGTTTGCCTGCAGGACACGGCTTACACATTCAACCCTGCCGATCGATTCATACTTTCTTTATGAACTATGCAATTGATATTCTTTACCTAAGCGAACAGCTCGAAATTGTAGGTATGGACGAAACAATGAAACCACGATCGGTCGGAAAATATCAGCCAATGGCATTCTCCATTTTGGAGCTTCCTGCGGGAGCGATTAGAAAAACGGAAACAAAAATCGGACATTATCTAACTATTAAATGAAAAGGGGTTTTTACAAATGATGAAAAAAATAAAAGCATTATTCACTGAAGAACAAGGACAAGGTATGACTGAGTATGGATTAGTTTTAGGGATTATTGCAGTAGCGGTTGTTGGAGTACTGGCATTGCTTCGTACTCAAATTATGGATATGTTTACTTCTGTTACGGATGCTGTTACAAATAGATAATCCATGATTTAATGTAAAACATAGCCTTGCGTTCAATAAAACGTGAGGCTTTTTTCTATAAAAACATCCTGATTGAAAAGAGGGACAAGGATGTGGAGTACAATTCTCCTACTTATACTTTTAATCATATGCGTCATTACTGATGTTCAGAAAAGAAAAATCTATAATTCTGTTTTATTACCATTTTTACTGACTGGCTGGATCATCCATACTGCTACTGCTGGACTTTTAGGGCTATCAGGGACTTTGCTAGGTACAGCAGTTGGCCTTGGAATTTTACTCATTCCCTATTTCCTTGGAGGGATGGGGGCAGGGGATGTAAAGCTTTTAGCCGTTATTGAGGCTTTAAAAGGAATGTCATTCGTACTTTTAGTAGCACTTAATATGGCTTTTGCTGGTGGGATTATGGCACTTTTCATAATCATATTCCAAAAAGGGTTAAAGAAAAGATTGTTTCATGTTCTATCCTTCCTACATGGTCTTCGCTATGGAATAAGGGTCCCACTTATTGATGATAATGGGGCACTTAAAACAACATATCCTTATGGAATTGCCATTGCTGCAGGAGCCATTTATCAGGTTTTCCGTTCAGGAGGCTTTCCGTTATGAGAAATGATGAGCGCGGCCAATCAATGGTAGAAATGGCATTATTGCTTCCAGTATTAATACTGATTTTGGTCGGTATTATTGATTTTGGAAGATTCATCTATTCCTATGCGCATTTACAGATGGCTGCTCAAGAGACGGTAAGGCTTGGTGGACTCGATAAAACGGACCAAGCCATTACCGATTTTGCACATCAATATGTAAAACTCGGGGACCCCACAAAATTGCAAATTGAGATTACACCAAATGATGCAGGGCGTCATTCGGGTGATTATGTTACGGTGAAATTAACGTATCCATTTACATTATTTACACCTTTTCTGTCAACGCTCCTACCATCTCCCCTAACGATTGAAACTGATTCAACTATCCGTGTGGAATGAAGGAGGAATGAACATGATTCGGCTTCTAAAAAGGTTATTAAAGGAAGAATCCGGAAATGTGCTTATTCTTGGGGCTCTTTCTATGATTGGATTATTGGGGATGGCAGGACTTGTGATTGATGGTGGTTTTGTCTATATGACAAAAAGTGAGCTTCAAAAAGTTGCGAATGCAACCGTCCTTTCTGGAGCCCAGGAATTGACTGGACACGAAGAAAATGTCGACAAAATTGTCAATGATATTTTAACTGCACACAAAGAAACGGCTACATTACAAAACATTCAAATAACGATGGGGGAAAAACTTGCCATAGATTTAACGAAACCGGTAAACCTTTCTTTTATGAGACTATTTGGATTTCAAAAAGTTGATGTGAAAGCTCATTCCCAAGCTTCACTTGGAGTATTGGGGAGGGCAATTGGTGCAGCACCACTAGGTATAAACGATAATATTACACTGGAATATTACAAGACATATCAATTAAAGGTTGATTCCACGGAAGTGCAAAGCGGGAATTTTGGGATACTTGCCTTAGGCGGGCCAGGGGCAAGAACATATGAAGAAAACTTGAGGTACGGATATCAGGAAGAATTAAAAACGGGCGATATTATCGACACACAAACAGGGAATATTGCTGGAAAGACACAAACTGTTATTCAAGAGCTTGTGAATGGATGTTCCTATTTTCCAGGGGATGATATCACTCGGAATTGTTCAAGAGTTATCCTTATTCCCGTCTATAAACCATATGAAAATGATCAAAATCAAATGAAAAGTGTTATGGTAACGGGATTTGCCTATTTCTTTATTACAGCACCGATGAGCTCAAACGATACTTCCATAACAGGTATGTTTATAAAAAGAACAGGAACAGGTTTTTATGAAGAAGGTAGCAGTGATAAGGGTGCATATAGCATTCGATTAACGGAGTAGGTGGTCAAAATGCGATCAAAATTTATTCTTATGTTATCACTTTTAATGGGGATTGTGACGACCCTTTTATTTTATCAATATATGAAACAATTAAATGCAGAAAAAGCTGATACGACTCGAACAGTTGAAGTTGTTGTTGCTAAGGATAAAATTGAAAAAAATGAAAGAATCACTACGGAAAAACTAGAAATGATGAAGATGCCAGAAAAACTTGTTCTCCCACAGTCACTTAAAAGTTTTAATGATGCTGATGGAAAGATTGCGACATCGGTGATTGAAAAAGGGGAGCCAGTCCTTACACATAGACTTGTATCGGAAAAGGAAGAGAGAGTCTATGTGTCTCGTAAAGTACGAGAGGGATTTAGGGCAGCATCTGTAGGTGTAAATATTAATCAATCTGTTTCAAATTTAATCGAACCGGAAGACGAGGTAGATGTTGTTTATACAAAGGAAAACAAGGACAAGTCCAACCAATCCCCACCGAATTCAATTATTTTGATCCAAAAAGCAAGGGTGCTTGCGGTGGGAAGAAAAATGGGTACCCCTGAAAATTCTAAAGAACCATATGTAGAATACACCTCGGTTACCTTGGAGCTTAAACCTGATGATGCAGTTACGATTATTAATGCATCGGAACAGGGGAAAATTCAGTTAATATTGTATCAACGCCCTAAAATGGATGAGGACAACAAACCAAATTAGAATTTGAAAGGTTATGGAAGGTGACGATTCATGACAGGCCGAACTGAGGAGCAAATCGGGCAAATAAATACTAATCGCAGACATGGAGAAATGATTGCTGTATGCAGTGCAAAAGGCGGGATTGGGCGCACCATTTTAACCGTAAACTTAGCAGTAGCATTATTTAAAAAGAATTTTTCGGTAGCCGTACTTGATGGTGATTTTCAATTTGGGGATGTTAGCCTTGCTTTAGACCTGCACACTTCATTTACTGTGAAAGAAGTAATTGAAGGATTAGAAACACTTGATGAACATAGCATTCTCGGCTATTTATCGACACATGAAAGTGGTGTACGAGCTCTACCTGCACCAGAGCGGCCAGAATTTGCTGATTTGGTGACAAAAGAGGCGATGGATAAAATTATTGAGTTAATGGTAAGACAACATGATTACATCGTTGCCGATACTGGTGCTGGTTTAAATGAACAAACCATTCATTTGATTGAAAAAGCGGATAAAATACTTGTTGTTACAAATCTGGAAATGACGGCAATGAAGAATACAAAACTTTTGCTAGAGACATTGGAGGTTCTTGGGCTGCGATCAAAAGTTAGGGTGATAATAAACAGAGCAAATATGGAGAGTGTCATTAAAGCTGAGGATGCAGCAACTATATTAGGGGAAGCAAATCCGATTTATATTCCAAATGACTTTCAAATTTGCTCGCAATCACTGAATATTGGTGTACCTTTTGTTCTCAGTCAAGGTAAAACTGAGGTTGCTAAAGGAGTTTTTAAAATGGCAGAATTACTTACAAGCAATCGAAGCATTCATTCGACTCATTCGAAAACAAACCACTCCATTATGTCAAAATGGTTCTCAAAAAAGCGGAATAAAGGAGGGTCTGGCGAATGAGTTTACTAAACCGCATACATGAAAAAAACCTGAAGGGTGTGGAAGAGCCTAGATTGGAACATGTACCCCAAGCTCCCTCCCCACATACTACCAAAGTGGAAAAAGCAATATTTTTAAAAAGGAAAAAAGATGGTTTCGAAGAAAAGGTTCAAAAAGAAAATAAACAACAGGAATTAAAGAATATAATCCAAAAAAGAATCTTGCAGGATCTTAAAGAGGATAATGTTGATGATATTATTCCAAAGCTAGAAGGAATGGCAATCGAAATTATTAAAGAGGATGAATCGTTTCGAGGGGAAATTGATCGTAAGAAAGTTGTCGAGGAATTGATTAATGATTTAACCGG
The Neobacillus sp. PS3-40 genome window above contains:
- a CDS encoding DUF192 domain-containing protein, with the protein product MLKVVNLSNGTELANCASSANTFFKRLKGLMFTKSLPAGHGLHIQPCRSIHTFFMNYAIDILYLSEQLEIVGMDETMKPRSVGKYQPMAFSILELPAGAIRKTETKIGHYLTIK
- a CDS encoding spore gernimation protein GerPD — translated: MIYEVYNRNLCVECISIIGVSSSSLVMVGDTQTIQLASTFDTPAESLIIGPFVPLAPDVT
- a CDS encoding spore germination protein GerPE yields the protein MLQRSSCVDTLKLDIVAFASTVQLGDSCIINGLSRALAVQREEEVFLGNEGSYNYPVFSEPIPFLPIDEDISYLTHNLNPIIKVKKIRITGMSSASILHVGNSQNVSMEVRVKHIRQLLPHEEEQTQE
- a CDS encoding spore germination protein produces the protein MPAIVGVAQVITLGSSSVFHIGDVYKIMPLSNAKTFSGAGSFNTGESLTVRNNQSSTNTYDPDSIDQAILLNA
- a CDS encoding TadE/TadG family type IV pilus assembly protein; protein product: MRNDERGQSMVEMALLLPVLILILVGIIDFGRFIYSYAHLQMAAQETVRLGGLDKTDQAITDFAHQYVKLGDPTKLQIEITPNDAGRHSGDYVTVKLTYPFTLFTPFLSTLLPSPLTIETDSTIRVE
- the cpaB gene encoding Flp pilus assembly protein CpaB, which produces MRSKFILMLSLLMGIVTTLLFYQYMKQLNAEKADTTRTVEVVVAKDKIEKNERITTEKLEMMKMPEKLVLPQSLKSFNDADGKIATSVIEKGEPVLTHRLVSEKEERVYVSRKVREGFRAASVGVNINQSVSNLIEPEDEVDVVYTKENKDKSNQSPPNSIILIQKARVLAVGRKMGTPENSKEPYVEYTSVTLELKPDDAVTIINASEQGKIQLILYQRPKMDEDNKPN
- a CDS encoding AAA family ATPase; its protein translation is MTGRTEEQIGQINTNRRHGEMIAVCSAKGGIGRTILTVNLAVALFKKNFSVAVLDGDFQFGDVSLALDLHTSFTVKEVIEGLETLDEHSILGYLSTHESGVRALPAPERPEFADLVTKEAMDKIIELMVRQHDYIVADTGAGLNEQTIHLIEKADKILVVTNLEMTAMKNTKLLLETLEVLGLRSKVRVIINRANMESVIKAEDAATILGEANPIYIPNDFQICSQSLNIGVPFVLSQGKTEVAKGVFKMAELLTSNRSIHSTHSKTNHSIMSKWFSKKRNKGGSGE
- a CDS encoding spore germination protein GerPB — translated: MNFYIQQSIHIHFIKIGGISNSSVLQIGSAGIIKPASYLYNTGGFTQPAPLALKQPVSMTSSLLQTPSVPLQAAVREEEETSTVF
- the gerPC gene encoding spore germination protein GerPC; this translates as MNQEYYQYFQWLQSCIQAQEQRIIGLEKSIQQIAEELKQLKEKPTIHVDTIEYKFDQLKVETLEGTLNIGLNPSDMQGIEDFAVKNNTLNTPPNPKAQMQRSMEIEDAIFNYLEIDLPGLVQDTGSRLNIQPTESYLSFIKEDIKKQLPTRIDFHLKSSAAIEQSEESIKMSNKNIIELIKKEIQNGVSVFLNHLPENVKGMKPE
- a CDS encoding Tad domain-containing protein; amino-acid sequence: MIRLLKRLLKEESGNVLILGALSMIGLLGMAGLVIDGGFVYMTKSELQKVANATVLSGAQELTGHEENVDKIVNDILTAHKETATLQNIQITMGEKLAIDLTKPVNLSFMRLFGFQKVDVKAHSQASLGVLGRAIGAAPLGINDNITLEYYKTYQLKVDSTEVQSGNFGILALGGPGARTYEENLRYGYQEELKTGDIIDTQTGNIAGKTQTVIQELVNGCSYFPGDDITRNCSRVILIPVYKPYENDQNQMKSVMVTGFAYFFITAPMSSNDTSITGMFIKRTGTGFYEEGSSDKGAYSIRLTE
- a CDS encoding Flp family type IVb pilin yields the protein MMKKIKALFTEEQGQGMTEYGLVLGIIAVAVVGVLALLRTQIMDMFTSVTDAVTNR
- a CDS encoding A24 family peptidase, coding for MWSTILLLILLIICVITDVQKRKIYNSVLLPFLLTGWIIHTATAGLLGLSGTLLGTAVGLGILLIPYFLGGMGAGDVKLLAVIEALKGMSFVLLVALNMAFAGGIMALFIIIFQKGLKKRLFHVLSFLHGLRYGIRVPLIDDNGALKTTYPYGIAIAAGAIYQVFRSGGFPL